AACCGATATATgcttaaccttcggatcaagcaattattctatcatatcattattgattgattggtttttattggattatattattattttataacATTATCATCAACCAATTGtctttttatcattatttacttAAGTGTTAGAATCTACATTGGATATATAGCTGATTGCTCAAAACTCTATCGACATCAGCTAGCATTGCTATATCAGCTTATTGCCTGATCGGCTCTTATTTGTACATATTGTCAGTTGCAGAATCAGATTGACCCGCACGTCCACATCTCATCaatattttggacctgcactggagtaaGCAGATCAACCAGGCCGTTGTGTTCGTCGACTTAGTCCGTGCCAACACAAATCTGGTACCATCGGCCGAGCACGGATTTTGCGTCAATAGTTTTTGAAGATTTGGGGTACAGCAATAAAGTGTGTGTTCTACTAAATTCAACCAAGTTGAGTTTTCCATTTTTAGACCTAGTATCAATTTCATCAACGATCAATGAGCAGTACGGGGCCTAAACTCGTCACAAATGTCAAGGATACATCATTGCTATAGATATTTCCAGTGTAAAACGTTATCGGTCAAAAATGATAGTGGAAGTCTTGTACTTCCCGATTTCGTACGAATTTGAGGCAAACATATGTGTTGACTAATATAATGGAATGGACTTCCATTGTCGAGGAAGTTACCACGTAAATTTGTTCTTGCTTttctacacttttttttttgaacattctTTTCTACACTTGAAGTTTCGACTATTTCATACCTGTGGACAATGACAATTTCCCACGGTAGACATATTTGATGACATAATCCAAAGTAACTATATAAGCTAGTGATCTGCCAAAGAAAATACtcactccgtcctaaaatataagtattttttagacttcgagatgctactttgaccaataaagttaagatgttttaaataaaaagagttgcatattatgataatttgtttaataataaatctaataaCACCAATTTTACTTGATTGatatttttcatttattttactATTATAGTTAAAATTAGAATGTTTGACTTgacaatattataaaaatgcttatattttgggacatatgGAGTAATAAATACGTTTAAAAAAATCCATCATGTTCCTCCAATTAGTTTAATAAAGCATTGATATTCCTTTTTTATCTAATGCACAAATTGTGTAAGAGGTTTGATAGCACTGTTTACTTTGTGGATTACCAGGTGAAATTGGAAAAAGTTCATGCTTTTCAAGTGAACCATCAGATTACATCGCGTCGCAAAATATCGTCAGACAGCTGTTGGAAAAAGTCTACGTAAGGAGGCAACTGTCGGTATAACTAATAAGGTAGTATTACTTATTTTGCTGAAAATTAAGGTCTGAAAGTTTGCATAGTCAACCTCTTCCATCTTAATTCAACAAGATCTCCGTAACTAAGTCCGTACACACAAACTAGTCATGTTCAACAGGAATGCATTGACTATTCGACCAAGAATATGGCACCATCCAACAATCAACATGGGTAAAAGATGTATAAACGCCTATTAATATAAATGTCCTAGTCCACTATAAGAATCAAAAGCATCTAAAAACTGAAACCATATTGTCCAAAATACACACCAGCAAAGATGGTATGTGCAGCTATACACATTGCAGTCGTAGCAATGCTCGTCTCCCTTACAGCATTAGCAATAGCTGACGAATCCGACAATAACCAACGGGAAGCTCTGCTCTGCATCAAATCACACCTCTCAAGCCCAGAGGGAGGCGCCCTCACCACATGGAACAATACCTCGCTCGACATGTGCACCTGGCGCGGCGTGACATGCTCCAGCGAGCTCCCAAAGCCTCGTTTGGTCGTGGCCTTGGACATGGAGGCACAGGGCCTCAGCGGAGAAATCCCACCCTGCATCTCCAACCTCTCGTCCCTCACGAGAATCCACCTCCCCAACAATGGCCTCTCCGGTGGCCTCGCATCCGCAGCCGATGTTGCCGGGCTCCGATACCTCAACCTCAGCTTCAACGCGATCGGCGGTGCGATCCCAAAACGCCTTGGTACGCTTCGCAACCTTTCGTCCCTGGACTTAACAAACAACAACATTCATGGCGAGATCCCGCCGTTGCTTGGGAGCTCATCTGCCTTGGAATCCGTCGGTCTCGCCGACAACTACCTGACCGGAGGAATCCCATTGTTCTTGGCTAATGCGTCCTCGCTCCGCTATCTTTCCTTGAAGAACAATAGCCTCTATGGGAGCATCCCTGCAGCACTTTTCAACAGCTCAACCATCAGGGAAATATACCTTGGAGAAAACAATCTTTCTGGTGCAATTCCACCCGTAACAATATTCCCTTCCCAGATCACCAACCTTGATCTTACAACGAATAGCCTGACAGGAGGCATACCACCATCTCTAGGGAATCTCTCATCGCTTACAGCACTCTTAGCTGCAGAAAACCAGTTGCAGGGAAGTATACCGGATTTTAGTAAACTATCGGCGCTACGGTATCTTGACCTCTCTTACAACAATCTTTCTGGAACTGTAAATCCCTCCGTTTACAACATGTCGTCAATCACATTTCTCGGTTTGGCCAACAACAATCTTGAGGGGATAATGCCTCCTGGTATAGGAAACACTCTTCCTAACATCCAAGTTCTGATTATGTCTGACAATCATTTTCATGGAGAAATCCCTAAATCTCTAGCAAATGCTTCCAACATGCAGTTCCTGTATCTGGCCAACAACTCTTTGAGAGGGGTGATTCCTTCTTTCGGCTTGATGACAGATTTGCGGGTCGTCATGCTGTACTCAAACCAGTTAGAAGCTGGAGACTGGGCATTCCTGTCATCCTTGAAGAATTGCTCCAATTTGCAGAAACTGCACTTTGGCGAAAACAACCTACGCGGGGACATGCCCAGCTCTGTAGCCGAATTGCCGAAAACATTAACTTCACTAGCTCTTCCGTCAAACTACATATCTGGCACCATTCCTTTGGAGATTGGAAACCTATCTAGCATATCCCTACTTTATCTTGGTAACAATCTATTGACAGGGAGCATACCTCATACTCTTGGCCAACTAAACAATCTTGTTGTCCTTAGCCTTTCACAAAACATATTCTCTGGAGAAATACCACAATCCATTGGTAACTTGAATCGATTGACTGAACTCTATTTAGCAGAAAATCAACTGACTGGAAGAATACCTGCAACTTTATCGAGGTGCCAACAATTGTTGGCATTGAACCTTTCATGTAATGCCCTTACTGGAAGCATAAGCGGAGACATGTTTATCAAGCTAAATCAATTGAGCTGGCTACTCGATTTATCACACAACCAATTCATAAACTCCATACCACTAGAACTTGGTAGCTTGATAAATCTTGCTTCTTTGAACATTTCCCACAACAAACTCACAGGCAGGATCCCATCTACACTTGGTTCTTGCGTCCGGTTGGAATCGCTTCGTGTAGGAGGCAACTTCCTAGAGGGAAGTATTCCACAATCATTAGCAAATCTCAGGGGCACCAAAGTGCTGGATTTCTCCCAGAACAATTTATCTGGTGCAATACCGGATTTCTTTGGGACTTTCACCTCATTACAATATCTAAATATGTCATACAACAACTTTGAGGGGCCAATTCCAGTAGATGGAATCTTTGCGGACAGAAATAAGGTGTTTGTCCAAGGAAATCCACACCTTTGCACCAATGTTCCAATGGATGAGTTGACTGTCTGCTCTGCTTCAGCATCCAAAAGAAAGAATAAGCTCATTATTCCAATGTTGGCAGCTTTTTCATCTATAATCTTACTTTCTTCAATCCTCGGATTATATTTCTTGATCGTCAATGTTTTCCTGAAAAGGAAGTGGAAATCCAATGAGCACATGGATCACACCTACATGGAACTGAAAACGTTAACATATAGTGATGTAAGCAAAGCAACAAATAATTTTTCAGCAGCCAACATAGTTGGCTCTGGGCATTTTGGGACAGTCTATAGAGGTATACTGCATACAGAAGACACTATGGTCGCTGTTAAGGTGTTCAAGCTCGATCAATGTGGTGCATTGGACAGCTTTATGGCAGAGTGCAAAGCACTGAAGAACATCCGTCACCGAAATCTTGTCAAGGTTATAACTGCATGCTCAACTTATGATCCGATGGGCAGTGAGTTCAAGGCTCTAGTATTTGAATATATGGCTAATGGTAGCCTTGAGAGCCGGCTTCACACAAAGTTTGATCGATGTGGTGATTTGAGTTTGGGAGAAAGGATTAGCATAGCATTTGATATTGCTTCTGCTCTAGAGTACCTTCACAACCAATGCATTCCACCTGTTGTTCACTGCGATTTGAAGCCAAGCAATGTACTTTTCAACAATGATGATGTTGCATGCGTCTGCGACTTTGGTCTGGCAAGGTCAATTCGTGTTTATTCATCTGGAACTCAAAGCATATCAACAAGTATGGCTGGGCCAAGGGGGTCTATTGGGTACATTGCTCCTGGTGAGTAGGTTTTCTGAGCATACTGCAGAGTATCATACAATATAAAGAAATTACTATTATATCTCTTATGATTATAATTTGGTACTCCTATGTTTTGCTGGTTATCTGAACCTTTTTGTTTTCGAACAAAGCAGAGTATTATTTAATAGAAGGAATAAGTATTTTATGATTAACACTATGGTTCATTTTACTGGTGATCTGAACTTTTTGGTTTCAAAACATTGCAGAGTATGGCATGGGCAGTCAAATCTCAACTGAGGGTGATGTCTATAGTTATGGCATTATTCTTCTGGAAATGCTAACAGGAAGACACCCTACCAATGAAATATTTACTGATGGCTTGACACTCCGCATGTATGTCAATGCATCACTTTCACAAATCAAAGACATACTTGACCCCAGGCTTATTCCAGAAATGACAGAGCAACCTTCTAATCATACCCTGCAATTGCATGAACACAAGAAGACAGGTATAATGGACATCTGTGCTCTACAACTCCTTAAACTCGGTCTGCAATGCTCTGAAGAGTCGCCAAAAGATCGGCCATTTATACATGATATATATAGTGAAGTAACGTCAATAAAAGAAGCATTTTTTGCAACGAGCATTTGACACAATAAAAGAGGAACACCAAAGAATGAAGCACTGCCAAATTTATCTTCCAAAGTTTCTTTACTACTGCAGTAAGCTACATATGTTTTTACCGCTACAACAGGATACATTTGCACACTGTTATTTACCGATGCATTTCAAGCAGCAATTTCTATCATGTAATAAAAATTCTTGTACAGTTCAATGATTTGTTGCCGAGATGCAGCTTGATCTGTTTTTGAAGTACTGTTACTAGTAAAGCCTTCACGCCGCGggaataaagaaaaatatataaatagtaTAGCATATTCTATCTTAATTTCCCATGATTTTGGGGTAAAATTCGGGCATAAACTGAAGGCTGAGCATGTATATGAAATCGGATTTGAGAGGAAATCATGTTTACTACTCAAACGTACACCTGAATTTGTTTTATACATTGATTTTCAGTTCCATCTCGATGCAAACTGGGAGGGGTGGAGGGTATTCTCACATGTACGATAAGAGAAATTGCATCAAAATTAGGAGGGCTTAGATTATCTATGCTAACGTGATGGATAAAACAAATTTCTTTAAAATAGCATTGTAATTACAGAGATATATCGACTAAAACAGAAGATCGGATCTAGCTaagacagtcccaactaaaccaaTGCTTCCCTGAACACGATGAAGTTAAAGATAGAATTAAAATATCCAGTAAGCAAATATACCAATCTAactagagcaatccaagagatcCAAACGATGCGGTCTTGAAGAATGCCAATAAAGCCGATACAATTGCCAAGGCCTACGGAACTTAGGGcataccccttcgccggagatcgaagcaATGCAGCCCCATGTTAGATGCCAAGTTCCGCCAGTGATAAAAACTAggaaaagagggtggcgatgcatcgaaagttgtattgatcgagagataatttacaatgaccccgggtgtacatatttatacccatggataGATATAGTCCTTATTAGACACGACAAAGagtttcctaaagataaagtaaaaaaaatacaaaccctGATCGGACTCTAAACAATCTTtcccaaaaataaaaagaaaactaagtGACTctacctaattaatagataaattatCATGTCACATCCTTCGTGAACTCGATCTCTTCTAGAGAGTAAGATGACTAATCTAATTCACCGATTAGAACCTGTCGAGAACAGCCCGACAAGATCTATTCGGCGACTAGGGTATTGGCTTCCTTTGAATTGTATTTTGATGTGGCTTTAGCTATGGCTTGTAACTTGATGCCCCTCCCTCTAGCTCCCTCCAGGAGGGGGCCTTATTTATAGTGATGATCAACTTCTTCTCCTAGTGAAACTCGGAGAACTAGAACATAATATGGGCCAAGGAGACCTTATCTTCCCCGACTAGGACTCTGACACCTTCTATTCTGGGAAGATAAATTCCTTCTAGATACCTACACTTTCTTAATCAAAGGATACCTTCTCGTGTAACATTAGATATATGATATTTCCGTATAGCGTAAACCTATCTATAGGAGGTGTGCCTTATCCTTAACACTGACAAAATGCTTTTTGATATCATCTGTCCAGGTGGTGTTGCCTGTGAATGAGCAACTAGGCTTCTAGTGAGTTTTAGCTAGTGAATGATGACCAATTAAGGGATTAATACACTTATTGAGTGTATAAACAAGGGATTAGTATGATCAATAAGATAATGATGAGATGATGAAGAAGTAGGAATACAATATGGTTTCATTGTGATGGAAGGGTATAAGTGACTGAAGATGACAAGATGCGGTAAAGGGTTGATAAGACTTGCTGCCTACATGATGGGCCATGCAGGAGAGAAGGGAAAGCGGAGGCTTGGCGCCAAAGGACTCGATACAATGGTGAAGGGCTTGGGGCAACATCGACGGTCTGGTCGAGTCCATAAAAAGTCACAAGTTAATAAGGATCAATCTTTATTAAGAAGAAGCGTATAATTGTATAAGGCAAGGCttggaaagaagaagaagaagatttcCAAGGAGATACACTGGGCTGGGCAATCTTGGAGCAGTAAGATTGTCAAGGAAAGCTACAAGAGCTGGACAATCCGAGAGGGGTCGGATTGTCCAGGAAGGGCCATGTCTAATTACTTTCAGAGATTTACATGACTTAGCTGACAGATCCATGACTCAGTCACAGACGCAATTTGGCCTCGTAAAGTTCCTCTTCGTACCCAAAATTCAATTGGCAACATCCTTACATGCATATTTACAAATCCATTTGAATGCACATTGTTAGATCATCGTCAATTAACCACTACTCAATGTAGACAGCAAAAACTGGGAGGCAATTCCTACAGGCTACTGCAACTTCTTCCTGACTAGTGCTAGCAGGAAACTCACCTGCCTGTCAAACATGGGTGCTGCTGTTCATCTTCTCCGTTGTTTTTGTAGCTTCTAAGGAACAAGCTGCCAGGCCAGCTGCATCACATTGTCATCGATGTATGGCCGCAAATCCCACATTTGACAGTAGCCCTCTATCTCCGACGATGATGTTTTAACCCAAAATGCCTTTACAATCTTTTCCTGCAGTGTACTCTAGCTTCTGTGAGAAGAAAAGGTAAGCAATCAAATGAAACTCACTTACATGCAGATCCTTGTGTTGCTAACCTGCATCATGTAATCCATTTTTAACATATTGTGAACCAGGACAATCACACTTGCAAAAGACACTGCTCCGTCCAGCCAATCTTCAGGCTGTTGTTCATCCTGGTACAAGAAATCTCCCAGTGAGCCTAATCAGCCATACTATTTTGGCACCAACGAAAACCAGAACTAATGAGAGTCTAATAAGTAATAACACCAACAAGAATGCGCACCTCAGAACAAACATTTGTAAGATTATCATGATCAGGGCAATCATCCGTATTTCTTGAAGAACTCAGACTGGCTGTTAGTGCAGCACTGTAAACATCTTCCTCCAGAAACTGGAGCTCTTCCAGCAATAATTTGGCTGAGGAGAAAAATATAAACTGAAGATGTATTCATAGAAAACTAAGACAGATTATTATTTAGGTTTAGTATTTACAATATTTTGAACACGTGCATGAGAAAAGTGAAAATGGCATGGAACTGAGATAAAATGCAAACCCTTGTATGGTTTGTTCATGCTCCATGATGCTTGGAAGAATAAAAATAGAGAGGAGATCATGGAAAAACTGGGAAAGGCCACACTAGAAATAAAATGTTGTGCCAAAGACTACTTCTGTCCCAAAAGGAGTTCActtctgtccagattcgtgtagAAAAATGAACTCTTTTTGGGACAAAAGTAGTAATTAATTTCTCCGTATCAATAGTTCTATTACAAATAGCACAAATtagaaaacacacaaaaatctTTCTGAAAATATGGAATAACAAAGTAAAATGTTACTATTATGGTATGACTGAGAAAGAGGAGACTACCTTTATTTATATGGTCATTAAGTTTCTCCTGATAAGCATGTACTGCAACAAAAAACTGTACTGTCAAATAGACATAGTTGAAAAAGAATAATGAGTTGTGATAAAAATCATGAATTGAAAACAAAATATGTAATTAAAGAAAGTGTTAATCATCGAAGCAAAGAAGACACCCCACTCTAGAAACTGCTGTGCATTAAAATTATTGTTACAACAAACAAAAGGATAATTAATGACCTAGTTCACAGTATATTTActtttctttttagtttttggCTAATTAGAAACACTGCAGGTATATATCATATAAAAACATTCAAGGCTTCAAACTAATAAAcaagtttttttaattaaaggAAGAAAATgttgtgttttgatttttttttatttctcctaTAAAAAATTAAGAGGTGCATTCCACAATTACAAAGTTCAACTAACTAGAATTGCAGTAAAATAGTACCAATCAAGGTATTCATATCAGCCATTCATTGGTATTGGCAAGAAAACATGATATACAAGGAAATGACTGGCTTGATGTTTGAACAGTTTCAATCTATAGGCACAGTTCATGATTCCATATAATAAGAATAAGTTGAATACTCCATAAGACAGGCAAGACCCACTTCAGTTAGAAAAAGAGGGCGATGAGTGAAATTGCAAAACAAAAAGGAATGAAATAAAAAAGTGTGAGATAAGTTTTGCACTCTTCATGCTAACAATATAACTTGGTAATTTTATT
Above is a window of Oryza sativa Japonica Group chromosome 10, ASM3414082v1 DNA encoding:
- the LOC9270444 gene encoding probable LRR receptor-like serine/threonine-protein kinase At3g47570, with the protein product MVCAAIHIAVVAMLVSLTALAIADESDNNQREALLCIKSHLSSPEGGALTTWNNTSLDMCTWRGVTCSSELPKPRLVVALDMEAQGLSGEIPPCISNLSSLTRIHLPNNGLSGGLASAADVAGLRYLNLSFNAIGGAIPKRLGTLRNLSSLDLTNNNIHGEIPPLLGSSSALESVGLADNYLTGGIPLFLANASSLRYLSLKNNSLYGSIPAALFNSSTIREIYLGENNLSGAIPPVTIFPSQITNLDLTTNSLTGGIPPSLGNLSSLTALLAAENQLQGSIPDFSKLSALRYLDLSYNNLSGTVNPSVYNMSSITFLGLANNNLEGIMPPGIGNTLPNIQVLIMSDNHFHGEIPKSLANASNMQFLYLANNSLRGVIPSFGLMTDLRVVMLYSNQLEAGDWAFLSSLKNCSNLQKLHFGENNLRGDMPSSVAELPKTLTSLALPSNYISGTIPLEIGNLSSISLLYLGNNLLTGSIPHTLGQLNNLVVLSLSQNIFSGEIPQSIGNLNRLTELYLAENQLTGRIPATLSRCQQLLALNLSCNALTGSISGDMFIKLNQLSWLLDLSHNQFINSIPLELGSLINLASLNISHNKLTGRIPSTLGSCVRLESLRVGGNFLEGSIPQSLANLRGTKVLDFSQNNLSGAIPDFFGTFTSLQYLNMSYNNFEGPIPVDGIFADRNKVFVQGNPHLCTNVPMDELTVCSASASKRKNKLIIPMLAAFSSIILLSSILGLYFLIVNVFLKRKWKSNEHMDHTYMELKTLTYSDVSKATNNFSAANIVGSGHFGTVYRGILHTEDTMVAVKVFKLDQCGALDSFMAECKALKNIRHRNLVKVITACSTYDPMGSEFKALVFEYMANGSLESRLHTKFDRCGDLSLGERISIAFDIASALEYLHNQCIPPVVHCDLKPSNVLFNNDDVACVCDFGLARSIRVYSSGTQSISTSMAGPRGSIGYIAPEYGMGSQISTEGDVYSYGIILLEMLTGRHPTNEIFTDGLTLRMYVNASLSQIKDILDPRLIPEMTEQPSNHTLQLHEHKKTGIMDICALQLLKLGLQCSEESPKDRPFIHDIYSEVTSIKEAFFATSI
- the LOC4348444 gene encoding uncharacterized protein, which translates into the protein MASPDACVEDKVHRIFLDFMTKVARYDELVDAGKKVLLKFHQEVEHFWRPKLLTESSAIIEIVKSNYSDRMRSYLEAGCTHHNEIIQNMNRLHAYQEKLNDHINKAKLLLEELQFLEEDVYSAALTASLSSSRNTDDCPDHDNLTNVCSEDEQQPEDWLDGAVSFASVIVLVHNMLKMDYMMQEKIVKAFWVKTSSSEIEGYCQMWDLRPYIDDNVMQLAWQLVP